GGATCTAATATAATATCTCCTTCGTTTGAAGAAGCTAGAACACATTTTTTTACTAGTGCGATTGGTTTTTGTGTTTCATGGTTTGCTTTTTCCCAAGAGCTATTAGATAAAGTAGGAATTTCTATTACATCTCTGGGTTTTGCACCATTAGGGTGTGGTTGCCATAAATATTTTTTGCCATTCCCATTATTATATTGTGATGTTTCTGCCTGAGGATGGATAGGATATTTAAGTGTATGTTTATTGTAAGGAACTCTAACCTCGTTAATATT
The DNA window shown above is from Elusimicrobiota bacterium and carries:
- a CDS encoding site-specific DNA-methyltransferase; protein product: MICFFCPNFGVQHSILHFRKSKSFTFNINEVRVPYNKHTLKYPIHPQAETSQYNNGNGKKYLWQPHPNGAKPRDVIEIPTLSNSSWEKANHETQKPIALVKKCVLASSNEGDIILDPFGGSGTSYLVAEAFNRRWIGNELSQEYCNLIKERLNNSRLIDRIKSQKDDAESMERRQKLRVQ